A region of Clostridium acetobutylicum ATCC 824 DNA encodes the following proteins:
- a CDS encoding B12-binding domain-containing radical SAM protein codes for MNILLVNPVIPNKHRILEFCNDEARKAVDKRVLVGPPLGLNMLAGVVPNDNVIIIDQKAETDMNPNYDAADDLEKNIREFKPDIVSFTCLTAQYNGVLKLLELVKRINSKIITTVGGIHPTSAPQDFVGSKADIISIGLGKHSYYSIVKELKLNRDNPNFSRIPGIALNRGNSLYYTRSLGEFTYKEFKENYLLDEVLPNRDLTDKYNYTIPKVNKTIHYLSTSEGCTNKCNFCYLWKMTNGHFYHRSVDAIIQEIKKMDKYNVIRFCDANTFGDVNKAKVLFNRIIEEGLNRNHIYMGDVRTDTVVKYPEIIELASKAGLRITICGLEATSDEELKEYGKDNSIENTKKALKILNEANIYVNGNYIIKPSYDERDFERVGKFIDENPIYNSAFTILTPFPGTEQWEKLQSEIVIKDYDYYNLTNSVLRTKLSEKEFYLKISELYNFSGKSAQKYFAKYGNMTLDRLICGNN; via the coding sequence ATGAATATATTATTAGTTAATCCAGTTATACCTAATAAGCATAGGATATTAGAATTTTGCAATGATGAAGCAAGAAAAGCTGTTGATAAAAGAGTATTGGTGGGACCACCATTAGGCTTAAATATGCTAGCTGGAGTGGTACCTAATGATAATGTTATTATAATTGATCAAAAGGCTGAAACGGATATGAATCCCAATTATGATGCTGCAGACGATCTTGAGAAAAACATAAGGGAGTTTAAACCTGATATTGTAAGTTTTACGTGTTTAACGGCACAATATAATGGAGTATTAAAATTATTAGAATTAGTGAAAAGAATAAATAGTAAAATTATTACAACAGTAGGAGGGATTCATCCAACCTCTGCACCTCAGGATTTTGTAGGTTCAAAAGCAGACATAATATCTATTGGACTAGGAAAACATAGCTACTATAGCATAGTTAAAGAATTAAAATTAAATCGTGACAATCCGAATTTCTCAAGGATACCTGGTATAGCTTTAAATAGAGGAAATAGCTTATATTATACTAGATCACTTGGAGAATTTACATACAAAGAATTTAAAGAAAATTATTTGTTGGATGAAGTTTTACCAAATAGAGATTTAACAGATAAGTATAATTATACTATACCAAAGGTTAATAAAACAATTCACTATTTAAGTACTTCGGAGGGATGTACGAATAAGTGTAATTTTTGTTATTTGTGGAAAATGACAAATGGTCATTTTTATCATCGATCAGTTGATGCAATAATACAAGAAATCAAGAAAATGGATAAATATAATGTAATAAGATTTTGTGATGCTAATACCTTTGGTGATGTTAATAAGGCAAAGGTATTGTTTAACAGAATTATTGAAGAGGGATTAAACAGAAATCATATTTATATGGGCGATGTTAGAACAGATACAGTAGTAAAATATCCTGAGATTATAGAATTAGCATCTAAGGCAGGATTAAGAATAACTATTTGCGGACTTGAAGCAACTAGTGATGAGGAATTAAAGGAGTATGGCAAAGATAATTCTATTGAAAACACTAAAAAAGCTTTAAAAATATTAAACGAAGCAAATATTTATGTAAATGGAAATTATATAATTAAGCCTAGTTATGATGAGAGGGATTTTGAGCGTGTGGGTAAATTCATAGATGAAAATCCAATATATAATTCAGCTTTTACAATTCTAACTCCATTTCCAGGTACCGAACAATGGGAGAAGTTACAAAGTGAAATAGTTATTAAAGATTATGATTATTATAATTTGACAAATTCTGTATTGAGAACAAAGCTTTCTGAGAAAGAGTTTTATTTAAAAATATCAGAATTATATAATTTTAGTGGTAAATCTGCTCAAAAGT
- a CDS encoding 3-oxoacyl-ACP synthase III family protein produces the protein MNNYVKLLGIGACLPGNPIKFEDINNYIGQIPNAPKKIKTWISRVQPIMKEMLGIDYCYYAFNGKTRKFDEDNLSLSVKASKLALQDAKIKPQDIDLLIYAGNYSYQMPPISTRIQEELGIDICSEYHIHSNCSSIYKAIKLADTFLKSGEYKNALVVSSMVSSAHFIPEYYNQQKVTKEDVFLRWYLCDGAGAVVLSSKDTVDNGFYLKNTYVESAGGKKESVMGNNFPSYFSNPLTAYENGEHHIRQVTLDKMRKYVVDENGKTIFYNALKRMLDKQKIDLSTLKYFMVNMPSKFVREYITNECVGLGISPDKFYSVSQKIGYAGPPAAIISLDRLLKNNDFKNNDLIFSFVLEVSKFMQGGFTIQYIKE, from the coding sequence ATGAATAATTATGTTAAATTGTTGGGAATAGGTGCTTGCCTTCCTGGGAATCCAATAAAATTTGAGGATATAAATAATTACATTGGACAAATACCTAATGCCCCTAAGAAAATAAAAACGTGGATATCAAGAGTTCAGCCAATTATGAAGGAAATGCTAGGGATAGACTATTGTTACTATGCTTTTAATGGTAAAACGCGTAAATTTGACGAAGATAATCTTAGCTTGTCTGTAAAAGCGTCTAAGTTGGCATTACAAGATGCAAAAATAAAACCACAAGATATCGATCTTTTAATTTATGCCGGAAATTATTCGTACCAAATGCCACCTATTTCAACTAGGATACAAGAAGAATTAGGGATTGACATATGCAGTGAGTATCATATCCATTCAAACTGCTCATCAATATATAAAGCTATAAAATTAGCAGATACCTTTTTAAAAAGTGGTGAGTATAAAAATGCCTTGGTAGTATCCTCCATGGTTTCTAGTGCACATTTCATACCTGAATATTATAATCAACAGAAAGTTACTAAGGAAGATGTTTTTTTAAGATGGTATTTGTGTGATGGTGCAGGTGCGGTTGTGCTTTCAAGCAAAGATACAGTTGATAATGGTTTTTATCTTAAAAATACATATGTGGAATCAGCAGGTGGGAAAAAGGAATCTGTAATGGGAAATAATTTTCCAAGCTATTTTAGTAATCCATTAACTGCTTATGAAAATGGAGAACATCATATTAGACAAGTCACATTAGACAAAATGCGTAAATATGTTGTTGATGAAAATGGTAAAACAATTTTTTATAATGCTTTAAAAAGAATGTTAGATAAGCAGAAAATAGATTTATCGACATTAAAGTATTTTATGGTTAACATGCCGTCTAAATTTGTTCGTGAGTATATAACAAACGAATGTGTTGGACTAGGAATTTCACCCGATAAGTTCTATAGTGTATCTCAAAAAATAGGTTATGCAGGTCCTCCAGCTGCAATAATATCCCTTGATAGGTTATTAAAAAATAATGACTTTAAAAATAATGACTTGATATTTAGCTTTGTACTAGAAGTAAGTAAGTTTATGCAGGGGGGCTTTACAATACAGTATATAAAAGAATGA
- a CDS encoding enoyl-CoA hydratase/isomerase family protein, which translates to MNCEAKEVYFEQRGDIGYIVINNAPENMITLSLLEEFSNIVENSIINSKIKGIIITGKGRHFSSGTDIGKLKQTILKTAYIKENNSLVECSEFKRYIDALSSLYSINIPVISAINGLCIGSGFEIALHSHIRICSKGSIVGSPESTFGLMPGLGGISRYVQLCGLGKALELVLSGDLLSVNEALEIGIIDKIVKKNEISDYCNRLMEYILKNEMIYSKSKINSYIKLCD; encoded by the coding sequence ATGAATTGTGAAGCAAAGGAAGTTTATTTCGAACAAAGAGGTGACATAGGATACATTGTTATAAATAATGCTCCGGAAAATATGATAACATTATCATTGCTTGAGGAATTTTCCAATATAGTAGAAAATAGTATTATAAATTCTAAAATAAAAGGTATTATTATTACAGGTAAAGGAAGACATTTTAGTTCTGGAACTGACATAGGAAAATTAAAGCAGACTATTTTAAAAACAGCTTATATTAAAGAAAATAATAGCCTTGTTGAGTGTTCTGAATTTAAAAGGTACATTGATGCACTTAGTAGTTTATATTCGATTAATATTCCAGTGATAAGTGCAATTAACGGATTATGTATTGGTTCAGGATTTGAAATAGCGCTACATAGTCATATTAGAATTTGCAGCAAGGGAAGTATTGTTGGCTCTCCAGAATCAACATTTGGACTTATGCCAGGTCTTGGAGGAATATCAAGATATGTGCAATTATGTGGCTTAGGGAAGGCACTTGAATTGGTTTTATCAGGAGACTTACTTTCTGTTAATGAGGCACTTGAAATTGGGATAATAGACAAAATAGTTAAAAAGAATGAAATTAGTGATTATTGTAATAGGTTGATGGAATATATTTTGAAAAATGAAATGATATATTCAAAATCAAAAATTAATTCATACATAAAGTTGTGTGATTAA
- a CDS encoding acyl-CoA thioesterase: MEHEYRLEVRGYELDSFGHVNNAVYLNYLEAARWDLCSKLNLTDYNESNELFIVVIETNIKYIRELKLFDKVLIKTELTYEDDYLIFKHNIYNEVTKRKASVAKSKMVLVSKQRIIYEIPQFIKDKLDICAYG, translated from the coding sequence ATGGAGCATGAATATAGGCTTGAGGTAAGAGGGTACGAATTAGATTCATTTGGTCATGTTAATAATGCAGTGTATTTAAATTACTTAGAAGCTGCAAGGTGGGATTTATGCAGTAAGCTTAATTTAACTGATTATAATGAAAGTAATGAATTATTTATAGTTGTAATTGAAACTAACATTAAATATATCAGAGAATTAAAATTGTTTGATAAAGTACTTATAAAAACTGAACTTACTTATGAAGATGACTATTTAATATTTAAACATAATATTTACAATGAGGTCACAAAAAGAAAGGCTTCAGTAGCTAAATCTAAAATGGTTTTAGTATCAAAACAAAGAATTATATATGAAATTCCTCAATTTATTAAAGATAAGCTGGATATATGTGCTTATGGGTAA
- a CDS encoding enoyl-CoA hydratase/isomerase family protein: MSKEIYESGIVNFSIEDKIGILTISNGKQNKLDKADFLDLNYLKQWIDSSYLRGLIIYGEGRHFSSGANVDNLRVNKENIEYLRESLECGKKILSYIEALPIITVAAISGICFGGGLEIALSCQFRICTENAIFGFPEANIGIMPGLGGTIRLPKLVGKRKALNMIVSGKYIDAEEAFSIGLVDKIVDNKSHISYSKQFINELFEGKTTRQIKSIINSVNNSFVKTSEVALKSEGEMFLNLVKKL; this comes from the coding sequence ATGTCAAAAGAGATTTATGAATCAGGAATCGTAAATTTTAGTATCGAAGATAAAATAGGGATTCTTACTATAAGTAATGGAAAACAAAATAAATTAGACAAGGCAGATTTTTTGGATTTGAATTATTTAAAACAATGGATAGATTCTTCTTATTTAAGAGGTCTTATTATTTATGGAGAAGGAAGACATTTTTCATCCGGTGCAAATGTGGACAACCTACGTGTGAACAAAGAAAATATAGAATACTTAAGAGAAAGTTTAGAATGTGGTAAAAAAATTTTGAGTTATATAGAAGCACTTCCGATTATTACAGTTGCAGCAATTAGTGGGATTTGTTTTGGGGGAGGCTTAGAAATTGCGTTAAGTTGTCAATTTAGAATATGTACTGAAAATGCAATTTTTGGCTTTCCAGAGGCTAATATTGGTATAATGCCAGGGCTAGGAGGAACCATTAGATTACCTAAGCTTGTTGGAAAAAGAAAAGCCTTAAATATGATTGTTTCTGGTAAGTATATAGATGCTGAGGAGGCATTTAGTATTGGTTTAGTTGATAAAATTGTAGATAATAAAAGTCACATTAGCTATTCTAAACAATTTATTAATGAACTTTTTGAGGGTAAAACAACCCGTCAGATAAAAAGTATTATTAATTCGGTAAATAATTCTTTCGTTAAGACAAGTGAAGTTGCTTTAAAAAGTGAAGGGGAAATGTTTTTGAATTTGGTAAAAAAATTGTAG
- a CDS encoding acyl carrier protein codes for MRELTSEIKKEIRDIVYDFFSEECEVDINELNDNTSVVDDLDGDSLMLIELVDILKKKYSLNIQLQSIGKYLLKNPAETLEKVVQTTYLLYEYENDITNVGEK; via the coding sequence ATGAGAGAATTAACATCAGAAATTAAAAAGGAAATAAGAGACATTGTCTATGATTTTTTTTCAGAGGAGTGTGAAGTAGATATAAATGAATTAAATGATAATACTTCTGTAGTTGATGATTTAGATGGTGATTCATTAATGTTGATTGAGTTAGTTGATATACTGAAGAAAAAATATTCTTTAAACATTCAATTACAAAGTATTGGAAAATATTTATTGAAAAATCCTGCAGAGACATTAGAAAAAGTAGTACAAACGACATATCTCTTATATGAATATGAAAATGATATTACTAATGTAGGAGAAAAATAG